A region of Arabidopsis thaliana chromosome 5, partial sequence DNA encodes the following proteins:
- a CDS encoding Carbohydrate-binding X8 domain superfamily protein (Carbohydrate-binding X8 domain superfamily protein; FUNCTIONS IN: molecular_function unknown; INVOLVED IN: biological_process unknown; LOCATED IN: endomembrane system; EXPRESSED IN: 18 plant structures; EXPRESSED DURING: 10 growth stages; CONTAINS InterPro DOMAIN/s: X8 (InterPro:IPR012946); BEST Arabidopsis thaliana protein match is: Carbohydrate-binding X8 domain superfamily protein (TAIR:AT2G04910.2); Has 1807 Blast hits to 1807 proteins in 277 species: Archae - 0; Bacteria - 0; Metazoa - 736; Fungi - 347; Plants - 385; Viruses - 0; Other Eukaryotes - 339 (source: NCBI BLink).) → MSTFLIRILLPLLIIAMTLPRRSEAESEQWCIADEQTPDDELQAALDWACGKGGADCSKMQQENQPCFLPNTIRDHASFAFNSYYQTYKNKGGSCYFKGAAMITELDPSHGSCQYEYNP, encoded by the exons ATGTCAACTTTCTTGATAAGGATACTTCTTCCTTTGCTTATCATAGCAATGACTCTTCCTCGACGTTCAG AGGCAGAGTCGGAACAATGGTGCATAGCGGATGAACAAACGCCAGACGATGAGTTGCAAGCAGCCTTAGACTGGGCTTGCGGAAAAGGTGGAGCAGACTGCAGCAAAATGCAGCAGGAAAACCAGCCTTGCTTCTTGCCTAACACAATCAGAGATCATGCCTCCTTTGCTTTCAACAGTTACTACCAAACTTATAAAAACAAAGGTGGTTCTTGTTACTTCAAAGGAGCTGCCATGATCACTGAGCTTGACCCCA GCCATGGTTCTTGCCAGTATGAGTATAACCCCTGA
- the HK2 gene encoding histidine kinase 2 (histidine kinase 2 (HK2); FUNCTIONS IN: osmosensor activity, cytokinin receptor activity, protein histidine kinase activity; INVOLVED IN: in 8 processes; LOCATED IN: membrane; EXPRESSED IN: 23 plant structures; EXPRESSED DURING: 13 growth stages; CONTAINS InterPro DOMAIN/s: Signal transduction histidine kinase, homodimeric (InterPro:IPR009082), CHASE (InterPro:IPR006189), Signal transduction histidine kinase, core (InterPro:IPR005467), ATPase-like, ATP-binding domain (InterPro:IPR003594), CheY-like (InterPro:IPR011006), Signal transduction response regulator, receiver domain (InterPro:IPR001789), Signal transduction histidine kinase, subgroup 1, dimerisation/phosphoacceptor domain (InterPro:IPR003661), Signal transduction histidine kinase-related protein, C-terminal (InterPro:IPR004358); BEST Arabidopsis thaliana protein match is: histidine kinase 3 (TAIR:AT1G27320.1); Has 30201 Blast hits to 17322 proteins in 780 species: Archae - 12; Bacteria - 1396; Metazoa - 17338; Fungi - 3422; Plants - 5037; Viruses - 0; Other Eukaryotes - 2996 (source: NCBI BLink).) yields the protein MSITCELLNLTSKKAKKSSSSDKKWLKKPLFFLILCGSLVIVLVMFLRLGRSQKEETDSCNGEEKVLYRHQNVTRSEIHDLVSLFSDSDQVTSFECHKESSPGMWTNYGITCSLSVRSDKQETRGLPWNLGLGHSISSTSCMCGNLEPILQQPENLEEENHEEGLEQGLSSYLRNAWWCLILGVLVCHKIYVSHSKARGERKEKVHLQEALAPKKQQQRAQTSSRGAGRWRKNILLLGILGGVSFSVWWFWDTNEEIIMKRRETLANMCDERARVLQDQFNVSLNHVHALSILVSTFHHGKIPSAIDQRTFEEYTERTNFERPLTSGVAYALKVPHSEREKFEKEHGWAIKKMETEDQTVVQDCVPENFDPAPIQDEYAPVIFAQETVSHIVSVDMMSGEEDRENILRARASGKGVLTSPFKLLKSNHLGVVLTFAVYDTSLPPDATEEQRVEATIGYLGASYDMPSLVEKLLHQLASKQTIAVDVYDTTNTSGLIKMYGSEIGDISEQHISSLDFGDPSRNHEMHCRFKHKLPIPWTAITPSILVLVITFLVGYILYEAINRIATVEEDCQKMRELKARAEAADIAKSQFLATVSHEIRTPMNGVLGMLKMLMDTDLDAKQMDYAQTAHGSGKDLTSLINEVLDQAKIESGRLELENVPFDMRFILDNVSSLLSGKANEKGIELAVYVSSQVPDVVVGDPSRFRQIITNLVGNSIKFTQERGHIFISVHLADEVKEPLTIEDAVLKQRLALGCSESGETVSGFPAVNAWGSWKNFKTCYSTESQNSDQIKLLVTVEDTGVGIPVDAQGRIFTPFMQADSSTSRTYGGTGIGLSISKRLVELMQGEMGFVSEPGIGSTFSFTGVFGKAETNTSITKLERFDLAIQEFTGLRALVIDNRNIRAEVTRYELRRLGISADIVSSLRMACTCCISKLENLAMILIDKDAWNKEEFSVLDELFTRSKVTFTRVPKIFLLATSATLTERSEMKSTGLIDEVVIKPLRMSVLICCLQETLVNGKKRQPNRQRRNLGHLLREKQILVVDDNLVNRRVAEGALKKYGAIVTCVESGKAALAMLKPPHNFDACFMDLQMPEMDGFEATRRVRELEREINKKIASGEVSAEMFCKFSSWHVPILAMTADVIQATHEECMKCGMDGYVSKPFEEEVLYTAVARFFEPC from the exons ATGTCTATAACTTGTGAGCTCTTGAATCTTACTTCAAAGAAAGCTAAGAAGTCGTCGAGCAGTGACAAGAAATGGCTAAAGAAGCCTCTCTTCTTCCTGATTTTGTGTGGCTCTTTGGtaattgttttggttatgttcTTACGGTTAGGTAGAAGTCAGAAGGAGGAGACAGATTCTTGtaatggagaagagaaagtgTTGTATAGACATCAAAATGTCACAAGAAGTGAGATTCATGATTTGGTCTCTTTGTTCTCTGATTCAGATCAG GTAACATCCTTTGAATGTCATAAGGAATCAAGCCCTGGAATGTGGACAAACTATGGTATTACATGTTCCCTGAGTGTGCGTTCTGATAAACAAGAGACTAGAGGGCTTCCCTGGAATCTTGGCTTAGGACATTCTATCTCATCAACATCTTGTATGTGTGGTAATCTTGAACCG ATTTTACAGCAACCTGAAAACCTTGAGGAAGAAAACCATGAAGAAGGGCTGGAGCAGGGTTTGTCATCGTATTTAAGAAATGCATGGTGGTGTCTAATCCTTGGTGTGTTAGTGTGCCATAAGATTTATGTATCTCATTCTAAAGCACGAGGtgagaggaaagagaaagtACATCTGCAAGAGGCTTTAGCTCCAAAGAAGCAGCAACAACGTGCTCAGACTTCTTCTAGAGGGGCTGGAAGATGGAGGAAGAATATCCTTCTCCTTGGTATTTTAGGAGGAGTTTCCTTCTCTGTTTGGTGGTTTTGGGACACTAATGAGGAGATCATAATGAAAAGGAGGGAGACTTTGGCAAACATGTGTGACGAACGAGCACGTGTTTTACAAGATCAGTTCAATGTTAGCTTGAACCATGTTCATGCCTTGTCTATTCTTGTATCTACATTTCATCATGGTAAAATCCCATCTGCCATTGATCAG AGAACATTTGAAGAATATACTGAGAGAACAAACTTTGAGAGGCCACTTACTAGTGGTGTAGCGTATGCTTTGAAAGTCCCACACtcagaaagagagaaatttgaAAAGGAGCATGGATGGGcaataaagaaaatggaaactgAGGACCAGACAGTTGTACAAGATTGTGTTCCTGAAAACTTTGATCCCGCACCGATTCAAGACGAATACGCGCCAGTTATATTTGCTCAAGAAACTGTTTCCCATATTGTATCGGTCGACATGATGTCTGGAGAA GAAGACCGTGAAAACATCTTACGGGCAAGGGCATCAGGAAAAGGAGTGTTAACATCTCCATTTAAGCTTCTTAAGTCAAATCATCTTGGTGTTGTGTTGACCTTTGCTGTCTATGACACGAGCCTACCGCCTGATGCTACAGAAGAACAGCGTGTTGAAGCAACTATTGG GTACCTTGGTGCATCATATGATATGCCATCGCTGGTGGAGAAACTTCTTCACCAACTTGCCAGCAAACAGACAATTGCTGTGGATGTTTACGACACAACTAACACTTCAGGTCTAATAAAAATGTATGGCTCAGAAATTGGGGATATAAGTGAGCAGCATATAAGTAGCCTTGATTTTGGTGATCCATCAAGGAACCATGAGATGCATTGCAG GTTTAAGCATAAACTTCCCATTCCCTGGACAGCGATAACACCGTCGATCTTAGTTCTGGTTATTACTTTTCTTGTTggttatattttatatgaagCCATCAACCGAATTGCGACAGTTGAAGAGGATTGTCAGAAGATGAGGGAACTCAAAGCTCGTGCTGAGGCCGCTGACATTGCAAAGTCACAG TTCCTAGCAACTGTTTCTCATGAGATACGGACTCCGATGAATGGAGTTTTAG GAATGCTGAAAATGCTGATGGACACCGATCTTGATGCGAAGCAGATGGACTATGCGCAAACTGCTCATGGCAGTGGGAAGGATCTTACATCACTAATAAATGAGGTTCTTGATCAGGCAAAGATTGAATCCGGAAGGCTCGAGCTTGAAAATGTGCCTTTTGATATGCGTTTTATTCTTGATAATGTTTCATCTCTCCTCTCTGGCAAGGCAAATGAAAAAGGAATTGAG TTGGCCGTTTATGTTTCTAGTCAAGTTCCTGATGTTGTAGTCGGTGATCCGAGTCGGTTCCGGCAGATCATTACAAACCTGGTTGGAAACTCAATCAAA TTCACACAGGAAAGGGGACACATATTTATCTCAGTGCACCTTGCAGATGAGGTAAAGGAGCCTCTTACTATTGAAGACGCAGTGCTAAAACAGCGACTAGCTTTAGGATGCAGCGAGTCCGGTGAGACAGTTAGCGGGTTTCCTGCGGTAAATGCATGGGGAAGCTGGAAGAATTTCAAGACATGTTACAGTACTGAGAGTCAGAATTctgatcaaatcaaattgCTAGTTACAGTGGAGGACACTGGAGTTGGCATACCTGTGGATGCACAAGGCCGAATCTTCACACCTTTTATGCAAGCCGACAGTTCCACATCGCGGACTTATGGTGGAACTGGCATAGGTTTGAGTATAAGCAAACGTTTGGTTGAACTCATGCAAGGAGAGATGGGGTTTGTGAGTGAGCCCGGGATAGGCAGTACTTTTTCATTTACTGGAGTTTTCGGGAAAGCAGAAACAAATACGTCGATTACTAAGCTGGAACGATTCGATCTAGCTATTCAGGAGTTTACAGGATTGAGAGCATTAGTTATTGATAACAGAAACATTAGAGCAGAGGTCACCAGGTACGAACTTCGGAGACTGGGAATATCTGCAGACATTGTTTCAAGTCTGAGAATGGCATGCACTTGTTGTATCAG caaattagaaaatttggCTATGATTCTAATAGACAAAGACGCCTGGAACAAGGAAGAATTTTCAGTACTTGACGAGTTGTTTACCCGAAGCAAAGTAACCTTTACAAGAGTCccaaagatttttcttttggcaacTTCTGCAACTCTTACTGAGCGCAGTGAGATGAAGTCTACTGGTCTCATCGATGAGGTGGTGATAAAGCCTCTTCGGATGAGTGTCTTAATATGTTGCTTGCAAGAAACCCTTGTCAATGGCAAGAAGAGGCAACCGAACAGACAGCGAAGAAATCTTGGACACTTGCTAAGAGAAAAACAGATTCTGGTTGTGGATGATAATCTTGTGAACAGACGAGTTGCAGAAGGTGCACTTAAGAAATATGGAGCTATTGTTACATGCGTTGAGAGTGGCAAAGCTGCATTGGCAATGCTTAAGCCGCCTCATAACTTCGATGCTTGCTTCATGGATCTCCAGATGCCTGAAATGGATGG ATTTGAAGCGACAAGGAGAGTCCGTGAGCTGGAGAGGGaaatcaataagaaaatagCTTCTGGAGAAGTTTCAGCTGAAATGTTCTGTAAATTTAGTAGTTGGCACGTCCCGATATTAGCAATGACAGCAGATGTTATTCAGGCTACTCATGAAGAATGCATGAAATGTGGAATGGATGGTTATGTATCAAAACCGTTTGAAGAGGAAGTGCTCTACACAGCGGTAGCAAGATTCTTTGAAccttgttaa
- a CDS encoding DnaJ heat shock amino-terminal domain protein (DUF3444) (CONTAINS InterPro DOMAIN/s: Molecular chaperone, heat shock protein, Hsp40, DnaJ (InterPro:IPR015609); BEST Arabidopsis thaliana protein match is: DNAJ heat shock N-terminal domain-containing protein (TAIR:AT2G05230.1); Has 30201 Blast hits to 17322 proteins in 780 species: Archae - 12; Bacteria - 1396; Metazoa - 17338; Fungi - 3422; Plants - 5037; Viruses - 0; Other Eukaryotes - 2996 (source: NCBI BLink).), whose translation MPTNSTYFLGQYPAHGYEYVTNESYDWSSYVGTSPGNLESNRMSSASNGYPYKLNNGVVLIKASRPEKKRNVGLGSSGNGFVENITKSNPESKATNLDAKMEHDFKHPGKSYGLMRRWSSTTGLDTRKILIHKAKTDIKQRLEIMRLASEAAATATEDATPLDEVSASSKVGDDVSRLGKNVSFGHPPVRKINGPITVPDSDFHDFDKNRLEECFEARQIWAIYDEDDGMPRLYCMVREVLSVQPFKIDIAYLSSKTDIEFGTMKWVQYGFTKSCGHFRIRNTDIVDHVNIFSHLLKGKKTGRGGCVRIFPQTGDIWTVYKNWSPNWNNSTPDEVRHQYKMVEILDEYSEQFGVCIAPLVKVDGYKTVYCRRDKEESKKWIPRREMLRFSHQVPSRFLKEETCGVPGNCWDLDPSAIPEELLHNGAGTD comes from the exons ATGCCTACCAATTCCACTTATTTCTTAGGTCAGTATCCAGCACATGGATATGAATATGTTACAAATGAGTCATATGACTGGAGCTCATATGTGGGAACATCTCCTGGGAATCTGGAGTCAAACCGAATGTCTTCAGCATCCAACGGATATCCTTATAAGCTCAACAATGGAGTAGTCt TGATTAAAGCCAGCAGAcctgagaagaagaggaatgtTGGTTTAGGGTCATCTGGTAATGGATTTGTTGAGAacattacaaaatcaaatccagAATCGAAAGCAACAAATTTGGATGCAAAGATGGAACATGACTTCAAACATCCTGGGAAGAGTTATGGTTTAATGAGACGGTGGTCTTCTACAACAGGATTGGATACACGGAAGATACTGATTCACAAAGCTAAAACAGATATTAAGCAAAGACTAGAGATTATGAGATTGGCTTCAGAAGCTGCTGCGACAGCTACAGAGGACGCGACTCCCCTTGATGAAGTAAGTGCGTCCTCCAAGGTGGGGGATGATGTATCCAGATTAggaaaaaatgtttcttttggtcATCCACCTGTTCGGAAAATAAACGGGCCAATAACAGTTCCAGACTCCGACTTCCATGACTTTGATAAAAATAGATTAGAGGAGTGCTTCGAGGCTAGGCAAATATGGGCAATttatgatgaagatgatggtaTGCCACGCTTATATTGCATGGTCCGGGAAGTACTATCTGTTCAACCTTTTAAGATTGACATAGCCTACTTGAGCTCCAAAACTGACATCGAGTTTGGTACAATGAAATGGGTGCAGTATGGGTTTACAAAGTCGTGTGGACATTTCAGGATACGAAATACTGACATAGTTGATCATGTTAACATATTTTCCCATCTCTTAAAAGGCAAGAAAACAGGAAGAGGCGGTTGTGTTAGGATATTCCCCCAAACCGGAGATATTTGGACTGTGTACAAGAACTGGTCACCAAACTGGAACAACTCAACTCCAGATGAAGTGAGGCACCAATACAAAATGGTTGAGATCCTTGATGAATATTCTGAACAGTTTGGGGTTTGCATCGCCCCGCTTGTGAAAGTAGATGGATACAAAACCGTGTATTGCAGGAGAGATAAGGAGGAGAGCAAGAAATGGATACCGCGGAGAGAGATGCTGCGATTTTCGCATCAAGTGCCATCTCGGTTTcttaaagaagaaacttgtggTGTGCCCGGAAACTGTTGGGACTTAGACCCATCTGCTATACCAGAAGAGTTGCTTCACAATGGAGCAGGAACTGATTGA
- a CDS encoding Beta-galactosidase related protein (Beta-galactosidase related protein; FUNCTIONS IN: hydrolase activity, hydrolyzing O-glycosyl compounds; INVOLVED IN: carbohydrate metabolic process; CONTAINS InterPro DOMAIN/s: Glycoside hydrolase, family 35 (InterPro:IPR001944); BEST Arabidopsis thaliana protein match is: Beta-galactosidase related protein (TAIR:AT5G01080.1); Has 1807 Blast hits to 1807 proteins in 277 species: Archae - 0; Bacteria - 0; Metazoa - 736; Fungi - 347; Plants - 385; Viruses - 0; Other Eukaryotes - 339 (source: NCBI BLink).), producing MSKRVKKNAIMIPSPRSGGYRSFFNSLPPYPPITKLLQGIFKYTDKLQICESLAKSGVMIYPLFSPVEHLFKGSYALFAIAVYDHTLVEDFAKPVFMVESAKASTDFSNLVNFFKSEHLFAKLMKPLSSFSCKAIRLKSRRCGGEKLPPDTNGKSSTCGVAMQSRKGRSTAKNERDK from the exons ATGTCcaaaagagtgaagaagaacgCCATTATGATCCCATCTCCACGGAGCGGTGGTTACCGAAGCTTCTTCAACTCTCTACCTCCTTACCCGCCAATTACCAAGCTCCTTCAAGGTATCTTCAAGTATACGGATAAGTTGCAAATCTGTGAAAGCTTGGCAAAGAGCGGCGTTATGATCTACCCTTTATTTTCTCCCGTGGAGCACCTTTTCAAAGGCTCATATGCATTGTTTGCAATAGCCGTTTATGACCACACGTTGGTCGAGGATTTCGCGAAGCCCGTCTTCATGGTCGAATCCGCCAAAGCCTCAACAGATTTTTCAAAccttgtaaacttttttaaaagtgaaCACCTCTTTGCAAAACTCATGAAGCCTctatcttcattttctt GCAAAGCAATCCGACTAAAATCAAGGAGATGTGGAGGGGAGAAGCTTCCGCCTGATACCAACGGTAAGAGCTCCACATGCGGTGTAGCGATGCAGAGTAGAAAAGGGAGATCTACGGCGAAGAACGAGAGAGACAAGTAG